A region from the Candidatus Manganitrophaceae bacterium genome encodes:
- the argH gene encoding argininosuccinate lyase codes for MAWEGRFTEAVDSDVAAFTSSFAFDRCLYLYDIEGSIAHTEGLVRAGLLTPAEKKRLVKGLKAIRSEMAEETETVKAGTSQDEDIHMHIERRLVEKVGELGGKLHTGRSRNDQVALDLRLYLRTEIEQIVGQIVALQKNLVVQAEEHINTVVPGYTHLQRAQPISLAHTFLAYYEMLERDRTRLLDGLKRLNQMPLGAGALAGNSFSIDRMHVARLLGFSQVTANSLDTVSDRDFVTEFLSNASILMMHLSRWAEDWILWASMEFGFIDLPDRYCTGSSMMPQKKNPDLLELIRGKTGRVYGALLTLLTVLKGLPLSYNRDLQEDKEPLFNTVVTLRSALRIMTDLTKGVRFNDTKMRAATEEGSLLATDLADYLVEKGLPFRQAHRVSGKIVLKALEEGKPFEGWALETFQSFSPLFKQDLYGRLTFSGSIDKKGGIGGTSRKSIRNEIRKIKRKFKNDKNRK; via the coding sequence GTGGCCTGGGAGGGGCGGTTTACAGAGGCCGTCGATTCGGATGTTGCCGCCTTTACTTCATCTTTTGCTTTTGATCGATGCCTATATCTATATGATATTGAAGGAAGTATTGCCCATACAGAAGGACTCGTTCGTGCTGGTCTTTTGACCCCGGCAGAGAAAAAGCGCTTGGTGAAGGGGCTTAAAGCGATTCGTTCGGAGATGGCAGAAGAGACTGAGACAGTCAAAGCGGGGACATCCCAGGACGAAGATATTCATATGCATATCGAGCGGCGTCTTGTCGAGAAGGTTGGGGAGCTGGGGGGGAAACTGCACACCGGCCGAAGCCGGAATGACCAGGTTGCCCTTGATCTCAGGCTCTATCTTCGTACAGAGATTGAACAAATTGTGGGACAAATTGTTGCACTTCAAAAAAACCTGGTTGTCCAGGCGGAGGAACATATCAACACGGTCGTGCCTGGCTATACCCACCTTCAACGCGCCCAGCCTATTTCTCTGGCGCATACCTTCCTCGCCTATTATGAGATGCTGGAACGGGACAGGACTCGTCTTCTCGATGGCCTGAAGCGCTTAAACCAGATGCCGCTGGGGGCCGGTGCGCTGGCCGGAAATAGCTTCTCGATAGACCGTATGCATGTGGCCCGCTTATTGGGTTTCTCGCAGGTTACGGCAAACAGCCTTGATACGGTGAGCGACCGGGATTTTGTCACGGAATTTCTTTCTAACGCCTCGATACTCATGATGCATCTCTCCCGCTGGGCGGAAGACTGGATTCTCTGGGCCTCAATGGAATTTGGTTTTATAGATCTTCCCGACCGCTATTGCACCGGAAGCAGCATGATGCCCCAGAAGAAAAATCCGGATCTCCTTGAATTGATCCGTGGAAAGACGGGGAGAGTCTATGGCGCGCTACTCACCCTGTTGACGGTCCTAAAGGGACTTCCCTTGTCGTACAACCGGGATCTCCAGGAAGATAAAGAACCCCTTTTTAATACGGTGGTAACCCTCCGAAGTGCACTCCGAATCATGACAGATCTAACGAAAGGGGTTCGGTTTAACGATACAAAAATGAGGGCAGCGACTGAAGAGGGTTCCCTTCTGGCAACGGATCTGGCCGATTATCTTGTTGAAAAGGGCCTTCCATTTCGTCAGGCTCACCGAGTGAGTGGAAAAATTGTCCTCAAGGCCCTGGAGGAAGGCAAGCCTTTTGAAGGCTGGGCCCTGGAAACCTTTCAAAGTTTTTCCCCATTATTTAAACAGGATCTTTATGGCCGGCTCACCTTCTCGGGCTCCATAGATAAGAAGGGGGGAATCGGCGGCACCTCGCGAAAATCCATCCGGAACGAGATCCGCAAGATTAAGCGAAAGTTCAAAAATGACAAGAATAGAAAATAA
- the lysA gene encoding diaminopimelate decarboxylase, whose amino-acid sequence MNAFRYKKSRLYCEDVSLEALAEKVGTPFYVYSHHTLRRHILAYKKAFAAVPHLIAFAVKANANIAVLRVFANEGGGGDIVSSGELHRALKAGMDPKNLVFAGVGKTRKEMKEALRAGILMFNVESAQELVALDETAKGLGVKAPVALRVNPDVNPRTHPYISTGLKKSKFGIEIIKAESEYQTASRLSHIEVVGVHSHIGSQLTQVKPFVDALKRLSKLIAALRKQGLDIQYWNIGGGLGITYNEEKPPLPKEMADAILPLLKKSGCRIILEPGRSLAGNAGVLVTRVIYNKEGEAKNFLVVDAGMNDLIRPSLYNAYHELQPVVKRRRKTKVVDVVGPICESGDFLAQDRVLPQMAPDELLAVMSAGAYSFTMSSNYNARPRPPEILVHGDSYDMVRKRETLKDLLRGESIPAFLDQKK is encoded by the coding sequence ATGAACGCATTTCGTTATAAAAAAAGTCGGCTTTACTGTGAGGATGTCTCCCTTGAGGCTTTGGCAGAGAAGGTGGGCACCCCTTTCTATGTCTATAGCCATCACACCCTTCGTCGACACATTCTGGCTTACAAAAAGGCCTTTGCCGCGGTTCCTCATTTAATCGCTTTTGCTGTTAAGGCAAACGCGAATATAGCCGTCCTTCGTGTTTTTGCGAATGAGGGTGGAGGAGGAGATATTGTCTCGAGTGGAGAACTGCACCGTGCCTTGAAGGCCGGGATGGACCCGAAAAATCTTGTCTTTGCCGGAGTGGGCAAGACGAGAAAAGAGATGAAAGAAGCCCTTCGGGCCGGAATATTAATGTTTAATGTCGAATCGGCACAGGAACTGGTCGCCCTGGATGAAACGGCCAAGGGGCTCGGCGTGAAGGCCCCCGTGGCGCTTCGTGTGAATCCGGATGTCAATCCCCGGACCCATCCCTACATTTCCACTGGTTTAAAAAAGAGCAAGTTCGGGATTGAAATCATCAAGGCGGAGTCAGAATATCAGACGGCATCCCGGCTCTCTCATATAGAGGTCGTGGGGGTCCATTCCCATATCGGTTCTCAACTGACTCAGGTAAAACCCTTTGTCGATGCCCTGAAACGGCTCTCAAAACTTATTGCCGCGCTTCGAAAACAGGGTCTTGATATTCAATATTGGAACATCGGCGGGGGACTGGGTATTACCTATAACGAGGAAAAGCCCCCTCTGCCGAAAGAGATGGCCGATGCGATCCTCCCGCTCTTGAAGAAGAGCGGCTGCCGGATCATACTGGAACCAGGGCGGTCGCTTGCAGGAAATGCAGGAGTTCTGGTCACCCGTGTGATCTACAACAAGGAGGGGGAGGCGAAAAACTTTCTGGTGGTTGATGCCGGGATGAATGATCTGATCCGCCCGAGTCTTTATAACGCGTACCATGAGCTGCAACCCGTGGTAAAGCGTCGGCGGAAGACCAAAGTGGTCGATGTGGTCGGTCCCATCTGTGAATCGGGCGATTTTCTGGCGCAAGACCGTGTGCTTCCGCAGATGGCCCCGGATGAACTCCTCGCCGTCATGAGCGCGGGGGCCTACAGCTTTACCATGTCGTCCAACTATAATGCCCGGCCCCGTCCTCCTGAAATCCTGGTCCACGGCGATTCATATGATATGGTTCGCAAAAGGGAAACCCTTAAGGATCTGCTTCGCGGAGAATCTATCCCGGCATTTCTGGATCAGAAAAAGTGA
- a CDS encoding diaminopimelate epimerase, producing the protein MKFPISFWKMNGSGNDFVMIDHRTEIIPLDEMASFISGVCRRGLSIGADGLILVVPSSKADYGWHYYNADGGEAEMCANGSRCVARFAFLKGIAPAKHTIETLAGIVQAEVLGEEGERVRVHLPDPKDLHLNIKIEVHEKKETVHSVNTTVPHAVYFVEATDKVDLIDLGSATRYHERFAPQGTNVNFISPEGDFLKIRTYERGVENETLACGTGAVAGAVIAASLGKALSPVTLLTKGGTRLVVNFTQDGVSFKNVSLEGDARVVSRGEITEDSIL; encoded by the coding sequence ATGAAATTTCCAATTTCTTTCTGGAAGATGAACGGCAGCGGGAATGATTTTGTGATGATTGATCATAGAACGGAAATTATCCCTCTAGACGAGATGGCCTCTTTTATTTCCGGGGTTTGTCGTCGGGGTCTTTCAATCGGGGCGGATGGTCTGATTCTGGTGGTCCCTTCCTCAAAGGCAGATTATGGCTGGCACTATTACAACGCGGATGGCGGTGAGGCGGAAATGTGTGCCAATGGAAGCCGTTGTGTCGCCCGCTTTGCATTCCTGAAAGGGATTGCGCCCGCGAAACACACCATTGAGACGCTTGCCGGAATCGTTCAGGCAGAGGTTCTGGGAGAGGAAGGAGAACGTGTGCGAGTCCACCTTCCTGATCCTAAGGATCTCCACCTAAATATCAAAATTGAAGTTCATGAAAAGAAAGAAACCGTACACAGCGTCAATACCACAGTTCCCCATGCGGTCTACTTCGTTGAGGCGACCGACAAGGTGGACCTGATCGATTTAGGAAGCGCAACGCGTTACCATGAACGTTTTGCCCCGCAGGGAACCAATGTGAATTTTATCAGCCCTGAAGGAGATTTTCTGAAAATCAGAACTTATGAACGGGGTGTAGAAAATGAGACCCTGGCCTGTGGAACGGGTGCCGTCGCGGGGGCCGTCATTGCTGCTTCTCTTGGAAAGGCCTTATCGCCGGTAACGCTCTTGACGAAGGGAGGAACGCGCTTGGTTGTGAACTTCACTCAGGACGGAGTTTCGTTCAAAAATGTCTCTCTGGAAGGAGACGCACGTGTCGTTTCCAGGGGAGAAATCACGGAAGATTCCATTTTATGA
- a CDS encoding 4-hydroxy-tetrahydrodipicolinate synthase has product MFKGSIVAIVTPMKDGRIDEKAMGDLVEFHLDAGTNGIVPCGTTGESATLSHEEHRRVIELCIEVVGGHVPVIAGTGSNSTEEAITLTRHAKSAGADGALLITPYYNKPMQEGLFRHFKTIAEAVDIPQILYNIPGRTGVNMLPETVARLTAFENIVGIKEGSGSMQQITEVIRLCGERLTVLSGDDGMTLPLIAIGGKGAISVTANIVPSDMAQMTSAAGRGDFTEARKIDTKLYPLHRVLFVETNPVPVKAALALMGKCGSEVRLPLSPLSEESVGKLKGALVDYGLV; this is encoded by the coding sequence ATGTTTAAAGGTTCAATCGTTGCCATTGTGACCCCCATGAAAGATGGAAGGATTGATGAGAAGGCGATGGGTGATCTGGTCGAGTTTCATCTTGATGCCGGCACGAATGGGATTGTTCCCTGCGGGACAACGGGTGAGTCTGCGACCTTAAGTCATGAGGAACACCGCCGTGTCATTGAGCTGTGCATCGAGGTGGTTGGCGGGCATGTCCCTGTTATTGCGGGCACCGGTTCTAATAGTACGGAAGAAGCGATTACCCTCACCCGACATGCCAAGTCCGCCGGTGCGGACGGGGCGCTTCTGATCACGCCCTACTATAATAAACCGATGCAGGAAGGGCTCTTTCGACACTTCAAGACAATCGCGGAAGCGGTCGATATTCCCCAAATTCTCTACAATATCCCCGGTCGGACGGGCGTGAATATGTTGCCTGAAACTGTGGCCCGTCTCACGGCGTTTGAGAATATCGTCGGGATCAAGGAAGGAAGCGGATCAATGCAGCAGATCACTGAGGTGATCCGCCTTTGTGGTGAGCGTTTGACCGTTCTTTCAGGCGATGACGGTATGACCTTGCCCTTGATAGCTATCGGCGGGAAGGGGGCCATCTCAGTGACCGCCAATATTGTTCCCTCCGACATGGCACAGATGACCTCGGCCGCAGGTAGAGGAGATTTTACTGAAGCAAGAAAAATAGATACGAAGCTCTATCCGCTTCATCGTGTTCTGTTCGTCGAAACCAATCCTGTTCCGGTCAAGGCCGCCCTTGCACTGATGGGGAAGTGTGGCAGTGAGGTCCGTCTTCCCCTGAGTCCTCTATCTGAAGAGAGCGTGGGCAAGCTGAAAGGGGCCTTAGTGGACTATGGTCTGGTTTAG
- the dapB gene encoding 4-hydroxy-tetrahydrodipicolinate reductase has translation MKLTISGAAGRMGRALLESLFDEEDLELGSALEKKGHPAVGRDAGELIGIGKWGVSVTDRIKKSVMDGEVIIDFTYPLETLKMVQEAQRKKRPMVIGTTGFLRDQEKKIKEAAKKIPIVWSPNMSVGVNVMLKLLSNAASILGEAYDVEIMEIHHRHKKDAPSGTALRMGETIAVARGSTLTRAARFSRHGKFGPRKTGEIGFQSQRAGDVVGEHTVVFAGPGERIEMTHRAQSRNNFSRGAILAAKWVVDQPPGLYDMMDVLSLK, from the coding sequence ATGAAGCTGACAATTTCAGGCGCGGCGGGTCGAATGGGACGTGCCCTACTCGAAAGTCTCTTTGATGAAGAGGATCTGGAGCTGGGATCCGCACTGGAGAAAAAAGGACATCCAGCTGTGGGCCGGGATGCGGGAGAATTGATCGGTATCGGAAAGTGGGGAGTTTCCGTGACGGATCGTATCAAAAAATCTGTGATGGATGGAGAGGTGATAATTGATTTCACCTACCCTCTGGAAACCCTCAAGATGGTACAGGAGGCACAACGCAAAAAAAGACCTATGGTGATCGGGACCACTGGCTTTTTGCGCGATCAAGAAAAAAAAATTAAGGAAGCGGCAAAGAAGATTCCGATTGTCTGGTCCCCAAATATGAGCGTCGGGGTAAATGTCATGCTGAAGCTACTTTCCAACGCGGCCAGTATCCTGGGGGAGGCCTATGATGTTGAGATCATGGAGATCCATCATCGCCACAAAAAAGATGCACCAAGTGGGACCGCGCTTCGAATGGGTGAAACCATTGCCGTTGCGCGGGGGTCAACGCTTACGCGCGCGGCTCGATTTTCACGTCATGGAAAATTCGGGCCAAGAAAGACGGGAGAGATTGGATTTCAAAGCCAGCGCGCAGGTGATGTTGTCGGAGAACATACCGTAGTCTTTGCCGGACCCGGAGAGCGGATTGAGATGACACATCGTGCGCAGAGCCGTAATAATTTTTCGCGCGGGGCGATATTGGCGGCCAAATGGGTGGTCGATCAGCCACCCGGACTATATGACATGATGGATGTTTTAAGTCTGAAATAA
- a CDS encoding LL-diaminopimelate aminotransferase, translated as MSVQQADRIKKLPPYLFAAIDKMKQEAILEGKDIINLGVGDPDMPTPAPIIERIKKAVEDPRHHQYPSYNGMPSFRQAVSAWYRRRFDATLDPETEVLSLIGSKEGVGHLPLALINPGDTVLMTSPGYPVYQSGTLFAGGKSVTVPLKKENGFLPDLDAIPPDVAKAAKLFFVNYPNNPTAATADKAFFESLIDFADRNQVIICHDAAYTEIYYDGLRPIGFMEVDGAKEVGIELHSLSKTYNMTGWRVGFAVGNRDVLAALGKIKSNLDSGIFQAVQEAGIAALDLDDSLLDVIRKIYQERRDTLVPGLQKLGFQVDLPAAAFYAWIPTPKGVSSSEMTATLLKKTAIVTTPGNGFGDAGEGYIRMTLTVGVERLEEALYRMEKADICG; from the coding sequence ATTAGCGTACAACAAGCCGATAGAATAAAGAAACTTCCGCCCTATCTCTTTGCAGCCATTGATAAGATGAAGCAGGAGGCGATTCTCGAGGGAAAGGATATCATTAACCTGGGTGTGGGGGATCCCGACATGCCAACCCCGGCACCGATCATCGAACGCATCAAAAAAGCGGTTGAAGATCCAAGGCACCATCAATACCCAAGCTACAACGGCATGCCCTCCTTCCGACAGGCGGTTTCCGCGTGGTATCGACGCCGCTTCGATGCCACACTGGATCCGGAAACCGAGGTTCTTTCGTTGATCGGATCCAAGGAGGGGGTCGGGCATCTTCCTCTGGCCCTGATCAATCCGGGTGATACCGTCTTGATGACCAGTCCGGGATACCCGGTATATCAATCCGGGACCTTGTTTGCAGGAGGTAAATCGGTCACCGTCCCCCTCAAGAAAGAAAATGGATTTCTCCCGGACCTGGACGCCATCCCTCCCGACGTGGCGAAGGCCGCAAAGTTGTTCTTTGTGAACTATCCCAATAATCCCACCGCGGCAACGGCCGATAAGGCCTTTTTTGAATCTTTGATTGACTTTGCAGACCGCAATCAGGTGATTATCTGTCACGATGCCGCTTACACAGAAATCTACTACGACGGTTTACGGCCTATAGGATTCATGGAGGTGGATGGTGCAAAAGAGGTTGGGATAGAACTGCATTCCCTTTCCAAGACCTATAATATGACGGGTTGGCGGGTCGGGTTTGCTGTCGGGAACAGAGATGTCCTCGCCGCGCTGGGGAAGATTAAGAGCAATCTCGACTCCGGTATTTTCCAAGCAGTGCAAGAGGCCGGGATCGCGGCCCTTGATCTGGACGATTCTCTGCTTGATGTAATTCGGAAAATCTATCAGGAGCGCCGGGACACCCTCGTTCCCGGCCTTCAGAAACTTGGCTTTCAAGTGGATCTACCTGCTGCCGCGTTCTATGCCTGGATTCCGACGCCCAAGGGCGTGTCCTCGTCAGAGATGACAGCGACACTCTTAAAAAAGACGGCCATTGTCACCACACCGGGAAATGGCTTTGGTGATGCAGGGGAAGGCTACATCCGGATGACATTGACCGTCGGGGTAGAGCGCTTGGAAGAAGCGCTCTACCGAATGGAAAAGGCCGACATTTGTGGGTAA
- the folK gene encoding 2-amino-4-hydroxy-6-hydroxymethyldihydropteridine diphosphokinase, whose protein sequence is MGKEEEPEARGPSLDSGHQPRHLAYIGIGSNKEDAAASCRRAVQRLASVDHIWITKVSSLYETAPMCILDQNWFYNAVIEIETSLSPHQLLDCSQTIESQIGKKIVIPKGPREIDLDILFYDQEVINEPDLIIPHPSIPLRRFVLVPMVEIASGMRHPVRGQSVESLLKKLNKENDFMVIKKEDSGWERVRP, encoded by the coding sequence GTGGGTAAGGAGGAGGAACCTGAGGCCCGCGGACCGAGTCTGGATTCTGGTCATCAACCGCGACACCTTGCCTATATCGGCATCGGTTCAAACAAGGAAGATGCCGCCGCCTCCTGTCGCAGGGCAGTCCAGAGACTTGCATCGGTAGATCACATTTGGATCACGAAGGTCTCTTCACTCTATGAAACAGCACCGATGTGTATTCTTGATCAAAACTGGTTTTACAACGCCGTGATCGAGATTGAAACATCGCTCTCTCCCCATCAATTGCTAGACTGTTCTCAGACAATAGAAAGTCAAATCGGGAAGAAGATCGTGATTCCTAAAGGACCTCGGGAGATAGATCTCGACATTCTTTTTTATGATCAAGAGGTCATCAATGAACCGGACTTGATTATCCCTCATCCCTCTATCCCTCTGCGCCGTTTTGTTCTGGTCCCCATGGTTGAGATCGCCTCTGGAATGCGTCATCCTGTCCGTGGTCAGAGTGTTGAGTCACTCTTGAAGAAACTCAATAAAGAAAACGATTTCATGGTGATAAAAAAGGAAGACAGCGGATGGGAAAGGGTGAGGCCTTGA
- a CDS encoding deoxynucleoside kinase codes for MGKGEALSENRLIVIEGPIGVGKTSLAKLLSKELNAELLMEDVEENPFLHKFYRDTQKWAFQTQLFFLLSRSRQLETLTQQSLFSQVTLTDYFLPKDRIFAYMNLTEEELVLYEQIYKLLNMTAPKPDLVVFLQANTEALLKRINHRGREYEKALHPDYLAGLNEAYNHFFFYYEESPLLVIQTDDIDFVKYPDDLADLVKRIKEMKKGKVYYHPKRMTHEDHQTHQNGTRNT; via the coding sequence ATGGGAAAGGGTGAGGCCTTGAGCGAAAATCGCTTGATCGTCATAGAAGGACCTATTGGTGTTGGTAAGACCAGTCTGGCAAAGCTTCTTTCAAAGGAATTGAATGCGGAACTTCTCATGGAAGACGTGGAAGAAAACCCTTTTCTTCACAAATTCTACCGGGATACTCAAAAATGGGCCTTTCAGACCCAACTGTTCTTCCTCCTCTCCCGCTCCCGTCAACTGGAGACGCTTACTCAACAGAGCCTCTTTTCTCAAGTGACCCTCACCGATTATTTTCTTCCGAAAGATCGCATTTTTGCATACATGAATCTGACAGAAGAAGAGCTTGTTCTCTATGAACAGATCTATAAATTACTGAACATGACAGCACCAAAACCGGACCTGGTTGTGTTTCTTCAGGCAAACACGGAGGCCCTCTTAAAACGAATTAACCATCGGGGAAGGGAATATGAAAAGGCCCTCCACCCGGATTACCTGGCCGGACTCAATGAGGCCTACAACCATTTTTTCTTCTATTATGAAGAGAGTCCCTTACTGGTAATACAAACAGATGATATCGATTTTGTGAAGTATCCAGACGATCTGGCCGACTTGGTGAAACGGATCAAGGAGATGAAAAAAGGCAAAGTCTACTATCATCCCAAACGGATGACGCATGAAGACCATCAAACGCATCAAAACGGTACAAGAAATACTTGA